TGGTTAACACCTTTTGTTTTGCTTTATTGGCGTACAAATTATAATAGGATTGTGATACAGAAGCCATCAGTTTTCGCTTTGCAATAACAATATCTTCATATTTTGCATCAGCTAACAAACTCACATAATTTTCTCTCGTTGTAATGGTTCCGAACCATGGTAACATTTGTTTAGCCGATACTTTAAAGCGTTGCGCTCCTGTTCGTGTTTCTGGTTCGCTTACAAAGTAGCCTATACCAAACTCCGTATTGGGAAAGGTATTAACCTCGTTTACTTTTTCGGAAGCTCTTTTATATTGCAACTCAAATTTTTGAATTTCTGGATTGTTATTTAGTGCTACATCAATAAGCGTTTGTAACTCTTGACTGTGTGCTGAAAGCATAAAGAATGAAGCAAAAAGAATAAAGACCGTTTTTTTATTGATTTTTATGTAGTTCATTTTGTTGCTCTTTTAAGTTGAAGTTCAGATTTCCAGCTGTATAGTACTGGAACCACAAATAGGGTTATTAAGGCTATAAGCATTCCGCCAAAACTGGGTATTGCCATTGGTATCATAATATCACTCCCACGCCCTGTAGATGTCAATACTGGTAACAATGCTAAAATTGTAGTTGCAGTAGTCATCAGGCAAGGACGAATACGCTTTTCGCCTGCTTCTACTATGGATGCTCTAATTTCCTTTTTATTCTCTGGTGTGTTTCTATTAAAAGTTTGCGTTAAATAAGTTGCCATTACTACACCATCATCAGTTGCAATACCAAAGAGTGCAATAAACCCAACCCAAACCGCTACGCTTAAATTAATTGTATGTATCTGGAATAAGTCCCGTACATTTTCTCCAAAAAGGTTGAAGTTTAAAAACCAATCCTGACCATAGAGCCATATCATTATAAATCCGCCTGCAAAGGCTACTGCAATACCTGTAAACACCATTAATGAGGTAGCCACAGAACGGAATTGGAAATACAGTATTAAAAAGATTATTGCCAATGCTAATGGCACAACAACAGATAGCGTTTTTTCTGCTCGTAACTGGTTTTCATACGTTCCTGTAAATGCATAGTTGATACCTTTTGGTACAATTAGCTCCCCAGAATCTATCTTTTCCTGAATGAGAGCTTGTGCATTTTCAACAACGCTTACTTCTGCAAAACCATCTAATTTATCAAACAGCACATACCCTACTAAAAAGGTGTCTTCACTTTTAATAACCTGTGGTCCTTGTTCGTAACGAATGGTTGCTAATTCGCTTAATGGAACAGGGCTTCCATTTTCAACTGGTACATAAATCTGCTGTAAGTCGGTTGGGTTTGCCCTTAGTTCTCTTGGGTATCGGACACGAACACCATATCGTTCACGACCTTCAACTGTTTGTGTTAATACCATACCACCAACTGCAACTTTTAATACATCCTGAACATCTTGTATAGAAATACCATAACGTGCTATTTCCTCTCTATCAATGTCAATTAACAAATAGGGTTTACCAACAATACGGTCTGCAAAAACAGCTTCTTTCTTTACACCTTCGGCTTCTTTTATGATATTTTCCAGTTGCACCCCAAACGCTTCAATTTGTTTTAAGTCCTGACCTTTTACTTTAATTCCCATAGGTGCCCGCATTCCTGTCTGAAGCATTACCAACCTTGTTTCAATGGGTTGTAGTTTTGGTGCTGAGGTTACGCCTGGTAATTTGGTTACTCTTACAATTTCATTCCAAATATCGTCTGGCGATTCAATTTTTGGTCTCCAATTACGATAGTATTCACCATCCTCATCTTTGATTAGTTGGGATCTGTTGACTGCACTGTAGGTAACATTTTCGGAATTATTAGGGTTAGAAATGAAAAGACCGTTTTTTAATTCAAATAAACCATCCTCATTTACTTTATAACGTTGGCGTTCTCCGTTATCGTTCAGCATATATTCTGGTTTATACTGAATTATATTCTCGTACATTGATAGTGGTGCAGGGTCTAAAGCAGATTCTGTTCTACCTGCTTTGCCAACTATCGTTTCAATCTCTGGAATACTGGCTACCGCCATATCCAATTGCTGTAAAACCCTTTTATTTTCTTCTACACCAGAATGGGGCATTGAGGTTGGCATTAGTAAAAATGAGCCTTCATTTAAAGATGGCATAAACTCTTTATCTGTGTTTTTCATAATAAAAAAACCTGCTACTACAATAGCTGTTGGTACAGATAAAAACAATAACTTATTATCCAAACACCATCTTAAAATACGTGTATAGTATTTTATAAACAATGAAAAAATACCTAATAAGCCAAAGCATATAACACTTACAAAAATAAGATTCCAGAAGATACTTTTACCAACACCCAATGGTCTCCAATATTCGGCTAACAAGAATATGATAGCTAATACAGAAATAATTACATTGATAAGGTTGGCTTGTTTCTCTGATAGTATTTCTTTTTGTTTTATAAGTGCAACTATTCCAAAACCAATTAGTATTAACCCTAACCAGTATCCGTAAATTATTGCTGCAATACCTAATGCTATCAAAACACCATTTAAAACATATTTAAAACTGGTTTTAATACTTTTATTTCTAAATAAAAATGCTGCAAAAGGGGGTATTAAGAATAAGGCAACAATAATAGAGGCTGTTAAAGCAAAGGTTTTTGTAAAGGCTAACGGTCTAAATAATTTTCCTTCTGCACCGATCATAGTAAATACAGGAATAAAACTAATTATTGTTGTCATTACTGCGGTTACAATTGCCCCAGAAACTTCTGCTGTGGCGTTATAAACTATTGTGTTAATGGATTGTGTTCCATCATCTTCATCCAAGTGCCTTATAATGTTTTCTGAAAGTATGACACCTACATCGACCATTGTACCTATAGCAATGGCAATACCAGATAAAGCTACAATGTTTGCATCTACACCAAAAAACTTCATGGCTATAAAAACCATTAATACGGCAACAGGTAATAATCCGGAAATTAATATGGAAGCTCGGAGATTAAACACCATAACGATAATAACCAAAATGGTAATCAGAATCTCTAAAGTCAACGCTTCGTTAAGTGTTCCTAATGTTTCCTGAATTAATACTGTTCTATCATAAAATGGCACAATAGTTACTTGTGATGTTCTGCCGTCTGACAGCACTTTTGAAGGTAAGCCTGCACTTAATTCGTTAATTTTATCTTTTACGTTATTAATAACTTCCATTGGGTTGGCACCATAACGTGCCACAACAACAGCACCTACAACTTCTGCCCCTTCTTTATCTAATAAGCCACGCCTTGTTGCAGGACCTAAAGAAACTTTTCCAATATCTTTAATTCGTATTGCTGTATAATCTTCAGAAGTAACTACTGCATTTTCTATATCTCCAATGGATTTTACATAACCCAAACCACGCACTAAATATTCTGCATTGTTAATTTCAATAGTTTGTGCTCCAATGTCCTTATTACTTTCCTTAACCGCTTTTACAACGTGATGCAATCCGATATTATATTGACGCATCAATTCAGGATTAACATCCACTTGGTACTCTTGAACATAACCACCAATAGATGCTACTTCAGAAACTCCATTTGCAGAGGATAGCGCATACTTAACATAATAATCCTGAATACTGCGTAATTCTTGTAAATCCCAACCACCAGTAACATTTCCGTTTTCATCACGACCTTCAAGAGTGTACCAAAATATTTGTCCTAATCCTGTTGCATCTGGTCCTAAAGCAGGATTAACACCCTCTGGTAATAAACCACTTGGTAATGAGTTTAGTTTCTCAAGAATACGACTTCTACTCCAGTAAAACTCTACATCCTCTTCAAAAATGATATAGATACTTGAAAAGCCAAACATAGAGGAACTACGAATGGTTTTTACTCCAGGAATGCCTAACAAGGATGTGGTTAATGGATAGGTAATTTGATCCTCTATATCTTGTGGCGAACGACCATCCCATTTAGTAAATACAATTTGTTGGTTTTCACCTATATCTGGAATGGCATCTACAGCTACAGGATTGGCTGGTAAAAATCCCGTATCCCAATTAAAAGGTGCATTTACTGTTCCCCATCCTACGAAAAGAGCAAGTAACAGAACTGCTACGAGTTTATTTTCTATTAAAAATTTAATGCTTTTATTTAGCATGGTTTTGATAATTAAACAGTTAGACAATAGTGTTAAAAAAACACTAGGCACAAGAAATTATCCTAATGGAAAGTATCCACTGGATAAAAAAGTCTATTATTTAAAAATCAAATTAAATATGTTTCATCAAGCTTGTAGATTTGCCTGACAAAGAGAGGGGGGCTATATTTTTTGTGCGAAATAACCTTTTTATCTAAACTCTCAAAAAGGTTGGTATAACTGTAAACAAATGAAGCAACAAATAATTGTTGGTCAAAAGACAGCTTGTAAAAAGATATGTTTAATTCATCTTGACCGTCAACTATCAACTGTTCATCAGAACAGCAATTTTTCTTGATAATTGAACAACTGTTAGTAAAAGGTTTTTCCATTTCCATACCACAACCCTTTGCTTTTTGGAAAATAGCAGTTTCTACCAAAGAATTTCCACAATAATGCATATCAATAGTGAATGACATTGTAGAAAATAATACTACAAATACCATTAAAAAGGCTGCTATTTTGTGAAAATGATGCTTCATTTGGAATACAAAGATAATAAAATTTATAATGCATAGATTGTGCAAAGTAGGAGTGTATTAAAAAATTAACCACGCTATCCAAAATATTTATGAATAAAATTAATTTGGTAATTAATAGTTATTTTAAAATCCGTATAGTAATATACTTTTGAGGTATTAAAAGTTGAATATTATCTGCGGTAATATTACTGAGATGACGGGTAATGTACATCGTGAATTTTCTTAATCCTTACTCTTTTAGCAATCTTTTTCAGATGGTCGTTAAACTTACTGTTCGCCACCTTCTTTTTACCATAAATATCCTTTGTATCGGATAAATTTGTTTTTTTCATTTCGGGAAAAACGAAATCATTTACATTCAATTTGTCATTAAGATATTGCAAAAGGATTTTTCCACTTTTTCAGAGATTTTAAAGATAATAACTTTGAATTTTTTTATAAAACGCTCGTCTATTTCTTGGAAAGGATGCCAACCTGAGTAATATTTTTAATATAGCTTATCTAAGCTGAATCTGTACAATAACGGTTAATTTTCTTCAGCCTCTAATACTCATCAGCAAAATCAGAGGCTTTTTTATTTGTATAGGGTTACTGCATTCTCTAGCTTTCTTCTAATATTTCGTCTAAGTAATCTAGGTTTAATAACCTCCATACTTTCACCAAAACCTAAAATTATCCTTTCTAGTTCGTAATTTAGGTGTACATTGATTTTTATAGTAACCCCTCCATCATTTAATTTCTCTATAATTTCTTGTGTGTGGTGTATAGGCTTCGTAATTACATACGGAGCGTTGCTCTTATCTATTTTTAAATGAATTTCTTGTACGTCCTCTTCTCTTAATACAGTAACCCCAATTGTGTTTTTATAATATTGCTCACCATTAAAATCGATATCTAAATAGGGTATAGCTGTGTCGTAATCAACAGCTATTATTCTATCTAAAGCAAAGGTAGCGATAGGTTTTTTTTCAGAAACTTTACCAACTAAAAACCACCTGTTGTTATATTCTTTTAATATAAGGGGATGAAAAACCACTTTTGAAGCAGCTCGTGCTTTAAAGGATTTATAAGTAATTCGTAATACTATTTTTTTGAGTATTGCTTGGTAAAGCGTATCAAGATGTTCTAGTCCTTTTAAATTTTCATTTTTATCAAGATGTATTATAGGGGCTTGCTTTGTCTTTTCAGTATATACTTTATCCTCTAGCCGTTGGATAATTCCGCCTAATTCTGAAAAAAGCGAGAAATCTTTAAACTGCTTTAGCATCTCTACAGTTTCAGAGAGTACGTTCATGTCATTTTCATTCAACGGAATATTTGTTATGGAATAATCGGGGTTTTCGTACCTGTAAAACTTTTTATCGTAAACAACAATAGGTGCATTATAGCCTAGTTTGTTGCTCCGCATCATTTGTATATCGAGCTGTATGGTACGTTTACTAACATTAATTTCTCTCCCTTCGTATTCATATAACGCATCCGAGCAGGCTTCAATTAAATCATCCAATGTCCATTCACGGTAAATATTTTGCAAACACTTATCTATAGTTTTATAGCGGATTAGTGCGTTTTTGTTAAGAGCCATACATATTATTTTTACCAAAATAATTAATTTTTCAATCTACGCAAAACTATTGCGTAGTTATGTTGAAATATTTGTATCGGAATCAAAACAATCTATTATTAGATTAAACAGTAGTGCTCTGCCAAACGAGGAGTTGGCGGAGCTCCCCTAAAAGGAAAAATATGAAAAATGAAATGAAAATAACAGGAAACGAAATTATTGATATGGGTTTTACATCAGGCAAATGGATGCAAGAAGCCTTAGTTTATATTAATGATAATCAATTAGAGGGAGTTGCTTTACAAAACTATTTGGAGCAATTTAAGTTACCCCCTACAATGAATTTGCATGAGCAAGCAATTCCTTTTTCAGTTAATATTAAGGCTGAAAATGAGTTAGAAACCGAAAATGTAGCGAAAGTAGTTGGAACCATGGAGGTATTGATGAAAACTCCAACATTGGTAAAAGGAGCTATTATGCCAGATGCTTGCCCTACAGGATCCGAAGGAACAATACCCGTTGGTGGGGTAGCTGTAGCAAAAAATGCAATTCATCCAGGGATGCATAGCGCAGATATTTGTTGTTCAGTAATGTTAACTGATTTTGGAAACACTAACCCGAAAGATGTTTTGGAAGCGGCGTATGGTATAACTCATTTTGGACCTGGAGGGCGATCCAGAGAAAATCAATTTAAGTTTCCGATGGATTTACTTGCTGAGATTGAAAGTAACTATTTTTTAAACGACCAGAAATGTATTTCAGCAGCGAGGTCTCATTTAGGAACTCAGGGCGATGGAAATCACTTTTTATTTATAGGTACTTCTAAAAATACAGGAAACACTATGATGGTTACACACCATGGTAGCAGAGGTTTTGGTGCAAACTTATATACCAAAGGGATGAGAGTAGCTGAACGATTTAGAAAACAATTATCACCAGAAACATTAAAGCAAAATGCTTGGATACCTTTTGATACTGAAGAAGGACAACAGTATTGGGAAGCGTTACAGATTGTACGTAAGTGGACAAAAAAGAATCATGAATGTATTCACGATGCGACATTAGAGAAATTGGGTGTAGTTAAAGAAAATAGATTCTGGAACGAACATAATTTTGTGTTTAAAGATGGTGATTTGTTTTATCATGCTAAAGGAGCAACACCACTTGATAAAAAGTTTATGCCAGATATTACAGGGCCACGATTAATTCCTTTAAACATGTCTGAACCGGTATTAATTGTTGAAGGAGAAACTACCGACAGTAATCTTGGTTTTGCGCCACACGGAGCAGGAAGGAATATTAGCAGAACACAACACAGAAAAAATAAAATAGGAACATTTCAAGAAATTTTTGAAGAAGAAACACAAGGGTTAGATGTTCGATTTTTTTCTAATGAAATAGATATTACAGAATTGCCAAGTGCTTATAAAAATGCAGCTACTGTTAGGAGTCAAATGGAAGAGTTTGGATTGGGTGAAGTAATTGATGAGGTAATACCGTATGGTTGCATTATGGCAGGAGATGTACAAAAAAATGCACCTTGGAAGAAAAAAAGAAGACGTAATAATTAGAAGCCTCTGATAAATCAGAGGTTTTTTTTATTATACCAGAGTAAATGTACAAGTAATTCCTACAGAAAAATCACGAGGTAATGTATCTACTCCAAAAATTGCTCTAGAATGTGTGCCTTTATTACCTAATACTTTCACAAATAAATCAGAAGCACCATTTACTGATGTTGGTGCATCATCCCAACCATTAGCGGCTTGGTAGTATGCATCAAAATGATTTAACCCAAGGATATTGTCAAATCCTACTTTATTTTCTATTTGTGCTAAAACATTTAGTGCGCAAAGTTGCATGGCTTTATAACCATTTTCAGTATTTAGAGTGCCACCTAGTCGACCTTGATATAAATAAGTACCACTATCTATAGGGAACTGAATAGCTACATAAACGATTTTATCACGAATGTTTACCGAGGTGTAGCTCCCGCCTGGAGTAGAAACTTCAGGTAATGTAAGGTCTAACTCTTTTAGTTTATCTTGTATAGTCATAATAGCTTGATTGTTACGGTAACGAATGTAGGGGAATCAAGATTTACATTAGTTAAATTTAACGTTACTTTAGGTATGTGTTGTGTTAATTTACAATGTTTTAATATAAGCTGATTGATGAGTTGATTTCTGCTTTTTAAGTAAATATAACATTTCTAGGTCTCATATTTTTTTTGTTTTTTTACATTTAATTAAATCCCCAACTACATGAAACAAAAGGCTACATTAAAGCAAATTGCAAAAGAATTGAATGTATCAGTTTCTACGGTATCAAAAGCACTGAGTAATAGCCCCGAAATTAGCGAACCTACCAAAATTAGAGTGCAGGAATTTGCCAAACTCAAAAACTATAAACCCAATAATGTAGCGGTAAACTTAAAAAGCCAGCGCTCTAAAACCATAGGGGTTATTATACCCAATATTTTAAACCCATTTTTTGCTAAGGTATTTAGCGGTATAGAGATGACGGCTAATGCCAGAGGCTATAATGTTATTACCTGTATCTCTAACGAGTCGTTAGAAAAAGAAATGCATGCTATGGATATGTTAAGTAATGGTACCATAGATGGGTTTATACTATCGGTATCCGAAGAAACGCAGATACAGCAAGAATTTAAGCATTTTAAAGAAGCCATATCGGACGATTTGCCCATAGTAATGTTCGATAGAATATCGGATGATGTAAATTGCGATAAGGTAATTGTAGACGATTTCGACTCGGCAGTACACGCTGTTAATCACCTTATAAAACTAAATTGTAAAAATATAGCGTTGCTCTCTACAATAGATAACTTAAGTGTAGGAGAACTACGTGCCGATGGGTATAAAAAAGCACTTAGCGATAATAGTATAGCAATAAACGAAGATTTAATTTTATGTACCGATAGTATTGAAACATTTGACGCTACATTGCCTTCAATTTTTGCCAACAACGTAGATGCTATTTTTGCGCTCGATGAACACGCATCGGTAATGGCAATGAAGCATGCTATTAAACACGGCATAAAAATACCTGACGAACTTAACATTATTGGCTTTGCCGACGGCGTATGGTCCAGGCGATTAACGCCAAGCCTATCAACCATAAGTCAGCATGGTCCTGAAATTGGAGCATCTGCTGCCGAAATGCTTATTGATAGGCTTGAAGCTAAAGGGGAAGAAGCACCAACGTATACTACTAAGGTTATTAAAACCGAGTTACGCCAGCGCGAATCTACGCGTAAATTGTAGCGTTACTCTTTAGTAAAATTGTTAGTGGTACCGCCTTGTTTTATAACAAAACCATTTTCTCTAAATGTAATTACAATACCCGCAGGGTCAAAATTAAACTCTGTATTGCTTAATGGGTTTAGTGGAAAAGCTCCCTGCCCTGTAGCCTGTGCCGTTAGTTGGCTACCATTGTATTGTATGGTAATTTTTAACGGAATGGTTGGCGATGCGTATGTGCCCTCGTAACTTTTAAGGATTTCAGGGTCAACTGTAGCTGTTTTTAAATTCGGGAAAGCATAGGGTATTTTGTAGTAAATACTTAAAATGCCAATTAAAATTTGGTTGGAGTCGTAATTCTCTCCATTAATAGTCATGGCAACACTAAGCTCATCTTTTGGATAGTATCCTAATGTTGACGAAAAACCTTCTATACCGCCCGTGTGCCCATAAAAACGACGCTCGCCAAACGGAAAGATGAAGATACCTTTACCATATCCAAAATCCATTTTTTTCATCTCCTCAAGCGAACTTTCTTTAATAATATCACCTTCAAATAGGGCACGTATAAATTGGGTTAAATCGTTAGGTGTACTTTGCAATGCCCCAGCCGCAAATGCAACCGAT
The Flavobacterium litorale genome window above contains:
- a CDS encoding efflux RND transporter permease subunit: MLNKSIKFLIENKLVAVLLLALFVGWGTVNAPFNWDTGFLPANPVAVDAIPDIGENQQIVFTKWDGRSPQDIEDQITYPLTTSLLGIPGVKTIRSSSMFGFSSIYIIFEEDVEFYWSRSRILEKLNSLPSGLLPEGVNPALGPDATGLGQIFWYTLEGRDENGNVTGGWDLQELRSIQDYYVKYALSSANGVSEVASIGGYVQEYQVDVNPELMRQYNIGLHHVVKAVKESNKDIGAQTIEINNAEYLVRGLGYVKSIGDIENAVVTSEDYTAIRIKDIGKVSLGPATRRGLLDKEGAEVVGAVVVARYGANPMEVINNVKDKINELSAGLPSKVLSDGRTSQVTIVPFYDRTVLIQETLGTLNEALTLEILITILVIIVMVFNLRASILISGLLPVAVLMVFIAMKFFGVDANIVALSGIAIAIGTMVDVGVILSENIIRHLDEDDGTQSINTIVYNATAEVSGAIVTAVMTTIISFIPVFTMIGAEGKLFRPLAFTKTFALTASIIVALFLIPPFAAFLFRNKSIKTSFKYVLNGVLIALGIAAIIYGYWLGLILIGFGIVALIKQKEILSEKQANLINVIISVLAIIFLLAEYWRPLGVGKSIFWNLIFVSVICFGLLGIFSLFIKYYTRILRWCLDNKLLFLSVPTAIVVAGFFIMKNTDKEFMPSLNEGSFLLMPTSMPHSGVEENKRVLQQLDMAVASIPEIETIVGKAGRTESALDPAPLSMYENIIQYKPEYMLNDNGERQRYKVNEDGLFELKNGLFISNPNNSENVTYSAVNRSQLIKDEDGEYYRNWRPKIESPDDIWNEIVRVTKLPGVTSAPKLQPIETRLVMLQTGMRAPMGIKVKGQDLKQIEAFGVQLENIIKEAEGVKKEAVFADRIVGKPYLLIDIDREEIARYGISIQDVQDVLKVAVGGMVLTQTVEGRERYGVRVRYPRELRANPTDLQQIYVPVENGSPVPLSELATIRYEQGPQVIKSEDTFLVGYVLFDKLDGFAEVSVVENAQALIQEKIDSGELIVPKGINYAFTGTYENQLRAEKTLSVVVPLALAIIFLILYFQFRSVATSLMVFTGIAVAFAGGFIMIWLYGQDWFLNFNLFGENVRDLFQIHTINLSVAVWVGFIALFGIATDDGVVMATYLTQTFNRNTPENKKEIRASIVEAGEKRIRPCLMTTATTILALLPVLTSTGRGSDIMIPMAIPSFGGMLIALITLFVVPVLYSWKSELQLKRATK
- a CDS encoding HYC_CC_PP family protein, whose protein sequence is MKHHFHKIAAFLMVFVVLFSTMSFTIDMHYCGNSLVETAIFQKAKGCGMEMEKPFTNSCSIIKKNCCSDEQLIVDGQDELNISFYKLSFDQQLFVASFVYSYTNLFESLDKKVISHKKYSPPLFVRQIYKLDETYLI
- a CDS encoding helix-turn-helix transcriptional regulator, with product MALNKNALIRYKTIDKCLQNIYREWTLDDLIEACSDALYEYEGREINVSKRTIQLDIQMMRSNKLGYNAPIVVYDKKFYRYENPDYSITNIPLNENDMNVLSETVEMLKQFKDFSLFSELGGIIQRLEDKVYTEKTKQAPIIHLDKNENLKGLEHLDTLYQAILKKIVLRITYKSFKARAASKVVFHPLILKEYNNRWFLVGKVSEKKPIATFALDRIIAVDYDTAIPYLDIDFNGEQYYKNTIGVTVLREEDVQEIHLKIDKSNAPYVITKPIHHTQEIIEKLNDGGVTIKINVHLNYELERIILGFGESMEVIKPRLLRRNIRRKLENAVTLYK
- a CDS encoding RtcB family protein, which encodes MKITGNEIIDMGFTSGKWMQEALVYINDNQLEGVALQNYLEQFKLPPTMNLHEQAIPFSVNIKAENELETENVAKVVGTMEVLMKTPTLVKGAIMPDACPTGSEGTIPVGGVAVAKNAIHPGMHSADICCSVMLTDFGNTNPKDVLEAAYGITHFGPGGRSRENQFKFPMDLLAEIESNYFLNDQKCISAARSHLGTQGDGNHFLFIGTSKNTGNTMMVTHHGSRGFGANLYTKGMRVAERFRKQLSPETLKQNAWIPFDTEEGQQYWEALQIVRKWTKKNHECIHDATLEKLGVVKENRFWNEHNFVFKDGDLFYHAKGATPLDKKFMPDITGPRLIPLNMSEPVLIVEGETTDSNLGFAPHGAGRNISRTQHRKNKIGTFQEIFEEETQGLDVRFFSNEIDITELPSAYKNAATVRSQMEEFGLGEVIDEVIPYGCIMAGDVQKNAPWKKKRRRNN
- a CDS encoding RidA family protein, whose translation is MTIQDKLKELDLTLPEVSTPGGSYTSVNIRDKIVYVAIQFPIDSGTYLYQGRLGGTLNTENGYKAMQLCALNVLAQIENKVGFDNILGLNHFDAYYQAANGWDDAPTSVNGASDLFVKVLGNKGTHSRAIFGVDTLPRDFSVGITCTFTLV
- a CDS encoding LacI family DNA-binding transcriptional regulator; this translates as MKQKATLKQIAKELNVSVSTVSKALSNSPEISEPTKIRVQEFAKLKNYKPNNVAVNLKSQRSKTIGVIIPNILNPFFAKVFSGIEMTANARGYNVITCISNESLEKEMHAMDMLSNGTIDGFILSVSEETQIQQEFKHFKEAISDDLPIVMFDRISDDVNCDKVIVDDFDSAVHAVNHLIKLNCKNIALLSTIDNLSVGELRADGYKKALSDNSIAINEDLILCTDSIETFDATLPSIFANNVDAIFALDEHASVMAMKHAIKHGIKIPDELNIIGFADGVWSRRLTPSLSTISQHGPEIGASAAEMLIDRLEAKGEEAPTYTTKVIKTELRQRESTRKL